In the genome of Opitutia bacterium KCR 482, one region contains:
- a CDS encoding right-handed parallel beta-helix repeat-containing protein — protein MPQLFGSESLQQIIDSAAGRGEKRVELSGRYFVEKPLVLTEKHSGLTLDGGGKTVVSGGAKISGWTRDGKFLKARVDADKVESLFVNGQRANRAETALKHVYDRGDSTIIMRNEDILELLELPRERYSEVLVDFYAAWINAHCRLLDITRNPDGKTATLKVRNPLPIPLSKWDKNPRLRVGNIFAALDKRGGFYFDSLGKTLWYYPRDGETPENISAYYPVATRILSACGKSPKNPLSGLAIRGIAFEHSAHNPPANWRQNTQATVSLGGALYFDCVENFKFENNTVRHTNTYGLEVGHGSKNVRISQNEFFDNGAGGIKIGVDPRRKLAHTQNVEVSDNIIYSYGRHDKAGVGIIYMDASDVRLSHNTIFDGHYSGISGGWTWGFAPTNTRNNKISDNRIFEIGRGLLCDMGGIYTLGSHKNSSISGNEISGVYPHRYGGWGIYNDEGSADFIVEKNYVHNTSEEGYHQHYGKNNTVRNNIFAYGSSAQVALTRLGEKYPDELVYERNVVVYRPPAELFRNGKNIITRLNGKFASNLYWKTDGTPDFFGMPLEKWQSKYGQDKGSIIANPELKNGIPQSDVVKKIGFVPFDTSKAGVRGKMKARLAEIMRTYEISPVEQIDVQPPFTREFSEDLSQTLIGFKPTLPTVFSKNNGFDVAVLADESGRFVRYIDSIQTPSYLPNSNYNIQLGDGATALLSFEIRVNKTSTFFVECRGDTGYSGPMFSVKNGSLSIDGRTVKLPQGKWLRVEMTFRTGSDKSYTVKVFDGAKTLFDGRIPQYRAAAATTFSQIVVAQTSDSDGAYFDIRRLSFGELKESAK, from the coding sequence ATGCCGCAGCTTTTCGGTTCGGAGAGCCTGCAACAAATAATAGATTCGGCGGCGGGGCGCGGCGAAAAGCGCGTCGAGCTTTCGGGGCGGTATTTTGTGGAGAAGCCGCTTGTTCTTACGGAAAAACATTCCGGGCTTACGCTCGACGGCGGCGGCAAAACCGTCGTAAGCGGCGGCGCGAAAATCTCGGGCTGGACGCGCGACGGAAAATTCCTGAAAGCGCGGGTTGATGCCGACAAAGTCGAGTCGCTTTTCGTAAACGGTCAGCGCGCAAACCGCGCTGAAACCGCGTTGAAGCACGTCTATGATAGGGGAGATTCGACAATCATCATGCGCAACGAGGATATACTCGAACTCCTCGAACTTCCGCGCGAAAGATATTCCGAAGTGCTCGTCGATTTTTACGCGGCTTGGATAAACGCCCATTGCAGACTTCTCGATATAACGCGCAATCCCGACGGAAAGACGGCTACGCTGAAAGTCCGCAACCCCCTGCCGATTCCGCTTTCCAAGTGGGACAAAAATCCGAGGCTGCGCGTCGGAAACATTTTCGCCGCGCTCGACAAACGGGGCGGATTCTATTTCGACTCCCTCGGCAAAACACTCTGGTACTACCCGCGCGACGGCGAGACGCCCGAAAACATTTCGGCGTATTATCCCGTGGCGACTCGCATTTTGTCGGCTTGCGGGAAGTCGCCCAAGAATCCGCTTTCGGGGCTTGCGATTCGCGGAATCGCTTTCGAGCACTCCGCGCACAATCCGCCCGCAAACTGGCGTCAGAACACGCAGGCTACGGTTTCGCTCGGCGGCGCGCTGTATTTCGACTGCGTCGAAAATTTTAAATTCGAAAACAACACCGTGCGCCACACCAACACCTACGGGCTTGAAGTCGGGCACGGCTCGAAGAACGTCAGGATTTCGCAAAACGAATTTTTCGACAACGGCGCGGGCGGCATAAAAATAGGCGTCGATCCGCGGCGGAAGCTTGCGCACACGCAAAACGTGGAGGTTTCCGACAACATAATATACTCCTACGGACGCCACGACAAAGCGGGTGTCGGCATAATCTACATGGACGCAAGCGACGTGCGGCTTTCCCACAATACGATTTTCGACGGGCACTATTCGGGCATTTCGGGCGGCTGGACATGGGGCTTTGCGCCCACAAACACCCGAAACAACAAAATTTCCGACAATCGCATTTTCGAAATCGGACGCGGTCTGCTTTGCGACATGGGCGGAATCTATACGCTCGGCTCGCACAAAAATTCGTCGATTTCGGGCAACGAAATAAGCGGCGTCTACCCGCACCGCTACGGCGGCTGGGGCATCTACAACGACGAGGGCAGCGCGGATTTCATTGTCGAAAAAAACTACGTCCACAACACGTCGGAGGAGGGCTACCACCAGCATTACGGCAAAAACAACACGGTGCGCAACAACATATTCGCGTACGGCTCGTCGGCGCAAGTCGCGTTGACGAGGCTCGGCGAAAAATATCCCGACGAGCTTGTGTACGAGCGCAATGTGGTCGTCTACCGCCCGCCCGCAGAGCTTTTCCGCAACGGCAAAAACATAATCACGCGCCTGAACGGAAAATTCGCAAGCAACCTTTACTGGAAAACGGACGGCACGCCCGATTTCTTCGGAATGCCGCTCGAAAAATGGCAGTCGAAATACGGTCAGGACAAAGGCTCGATAATCGCAAATCCCGAACTTAAAAACGGCATTCCGCAAAGCGATGTCGTTAAGAAAATCGGCTTCGTCCCATTCGACACTTCGAAAGCGGGAGTGCGCGGAAAAATGAAAGCGCGACTCGCGGAAATCATGCGCACATACGAGATTTCGCCCGTCGAGCAAATCGACGTGCAGCCGCCATTTACGCGCGAATTTTCCGAAGACCTCTCGCAGACTCTCATCGGCTTCAAGCCGACTCTGCCGACGGTTTTCTCGAAAAACAACGGCTTTGACGTCGCTGTCCTCGCCGACGAAAGCGGGCGTTTTGTGCGCTACATAGACTCAATTCAGACTCCGAGCTATCTGCCCAATTCAAACTACAATATCCAGCTTGGGGACGGCGCAACCGCCCTTCTTTCGTTCGAAATCCGCGTGAACAAAACTTCGACATTCTTTGTCGAATGCCGTGGCGACACTGGCTATTCTGGACCGATGTTCTCGGTGAAAAACGGCTCGCTTTCGATAGACGGGCGCACCGTAAAACTTCCGCAAGGCAAGTGGCTTCGCGTAGAAATGACGTTCAGGACGGGCTCGGACAAATCGTATACCGTGAAAGTTTTCGACGGCGCGAAAACGCTCTTCGACGGGCGTATTCCCCAGTACCGCGCAGCCGCGGCAACTACGTTCTCCCAAATCGTGGTTGCGCAGACGTCTGATTCCGACGGCGCGTACTTCGACATTCGCAGGCTTTCTTTCGGCGAATTGAAGGAGTCGGCGAAATAG
- a CDS encoding potassium channel family protein produces the protein MTTAEERRAKWEPRGAWNALILFLSAYVVFALVYGYASPQDSELSRYLRYGDTVSCAFFLADAIMRWLAAPDRIAFLKYGWIDIVSCIPNVAPLRWGRLFAALKIVRAVRAVRASMRLSEYFFRDKIESGFAAVATMLFSCMAVCGMLVLSFERNVPNAQITDADAALWWCANTITTLGASGLNPITTEGRIVGIFLMFAGVGLFTTTSAMIVAWFLGRRDY, from the coding sequence ATGACAACTGCCGAAGAAAGGCGGGCAAAATGGGAGCCGCGCGGGGCGTGGAACGCGCTGATTCTGTTTTTGTCGGCGTATGTGGTGTTCGCGCTCGTCTACGGATACGCGTCGCCGCAGGATTCGGAGCTTTCAAGATACCTCCGCTACGGCGACACGGTGTCGTGCGCGTTTTTTCTCGCCGACGCAATCATGAGGTGGCTCGCCGCCCCCGACAGAATCGCCTTCCTGAAATACGGCTGGATTGACATTGTCTCGTGCATACCCAACGTCGCGCCCCTGCGCTGGGGACGGCTTTTCGCCGCGCTAAAAATCGTAAGGGCGGTGAGGGCAGTCCGCGCGTCGATGAGGCTTTCGGAATATTTTTTCAGGGACAAAATCGAGAGCGGGTTCGCGGCGGTCGCAACCATGCTGTTTTCGTGCATGGCGGTGTGCGGAATGCTCGTGCTGTCGTTCGAGCGCAACGTTCCGAACGCGCAAATTACCGACGCCGACGCCGCGCTCTGGTGGTGCGCAAACACGATAACCACCCTCGGCGCAAGCGGGCTGAACCCGATTACAACGGAGGGGCGCATTGTGGGGATTTTCCTGATGTTCGCGGGCGTCGGACTTTTTACGACGACCTCCGCCATGATTGTCGCGTGGTTCTTGGGACGCCGAGACTATTAA
- the nhaD gene encoding sodium:proton antiporter NhaD — MVSLMVIAFVVGYVCIAVEHDIGINKAATAILLGMTLWILYMFSGSGVIIGENLENFEHFLAENPEFSALSRAKQAVKFVANYQIVEYLGDYTQIILYLMGAMTIVELIDVHGGFSVITDRITTSNKRRLLWILAFMTFFMSAVLDNLTTAIVMTMLLRKLVGDKRERWLFASVVIIAANSGGAWTPTGDVTTIMLWIAENVTTAPLLRDLFLPALASMLVPLAIVSKMLDSGAAQKPKPAAEKSSREPMSLRERTAILVVGISAFVCVPIFKALTGLPPFAGVLLALGLIWILVEIIYNGKKNIAPAEQLRIQNIIGRIDITTILFFIGILMAVAALQSAGVLKTVSEFLDKNVSNAYIINTIIGMLSAIVDNVPLVAGAMGAYSIPAADALANAKNAAYLANFAQDGIFWQTLAYCAGVGGSMLIIGSAAGVIVMGLEKITFMWYAKNISFLAFLGYISGILVYAAQNAIFG; from the coding sequence ATGGTAAGTTTGATGGTTATAGCATTCGTCGTGGGATACGTCTGCATTGCGGTAGAGCACGACATCGGGATTAACAAGGCGGCAACGGCAATTCTATTGGGCATGACTCTCTGGATTTTGTACATGTTCAGTGGATCGGGCGTAATCATCGGCGAAAACCTCGAAAATTTCGAGCACTTCCTCGCGGAGAACCCCGAATTCTCCGCGCTCAGCAGGGCGAAACAAGCGGTGAAGTTCGTCGCCAACTACCAGATTGTCGAGTACCTCGGCGACTACACGCAGATTATCCTCTACCTCATGGGCGCAATGACGATTGTCGAGCTTATCGACGTCCACGGCGGATTCTCGGTTATAACCGACAGAATCACGACTTCAAACAAGCGCAGACTCCTCTGGATTTTGGCTTTCATGACCTTCTTCATGTCGGCGGTGCTCGACAACCTCACGACCGCAATCGTAATGACAATGCTGCTCAGAAAGCTCGTCGGCGACAAAAGGGAAAGGTGGCTTTTTGCGAGCGTTGTGATAATCGCGGCAAACAGCGGCGGCGCGTGGACTCCCACGGGCGACGTCACGACAATCATGCTCTGGATTGCCGAAAACGTCACCACCGCCCCGCTCCTCCGCGACCTCTTCCTGCCCGCGCTCGCCTCGATGCTCGTGCCGCTTGCGATAGTTTCGAAAATGCTCGATTCGGGCGCGGCGCAAAAGCCCAAACCCGCGGCGGAAAAATCCTCGCGCGAGCCGATGAGCCTGCGCGAGCGCACGGCGATACTTGTTGTCGGCATTTCGGCGTTCGTCTGCGTGCCGATTTTCAAGGCGCTCACGGGGCTTCCGCCATTCGCGGGCGTGCTGCTTGCGCTCGGACTCATCTGGATTCTGGTCGAAATAATCTACAACGGCAAAAAGAACATCGCCCCCGCAGAACAGCTTAGAATACAAAACATCATCGGCAGAATCGACATCACGACAATCCTGTTTTTCATCGGCATTCTGATGGCGGTTGCCGCGCTCCAAAGCGCGGGCGTGCTCAAAACAGTCTCCGAATTTCTCGACAAAAACGTAAGCAACGCGTACATAATCAACACGATTATCGGCATGCTCTCCGCCATTGTGGACAACGTTCCGCTCGTTGCGGGCGCAATGGGCGCGTACTCCATTCCGGCCGCCGACGCACTCGCGAACGCCAAAAACGCCGCCTACCTTGCGAACTTTGCGCAGGACGGCATTTTCTGGCAGACGCTCGCGTACTGCGCGGGGGTCGGCGGAAGCATGCTAATCATAGGTTCTGCGGCGGGCGTAATCGTGATGGGCTTGGAAAAAATCACGTTCATGTGGTACGCAAAGAACATTTCGTTTCTGGCGTTCTTGGGCTACATTTCGGGCATTCTGGTCTACGCCGCGCAAAACGCGATTTTCGGCTGA
- a CDS encoding right-handed parallel beta-helix repeat-containing protein codes for MRTLLIALCGVAVSGMAFGNTGKSLSEILENAAASGEKYIKLEGEFRLDRPVKIGSSLGGATIDGGGKTVVSGGELLTGWVRDGKFLKTKAENVEALFVNGVRANAAQDGFCFFNSQYGRNSFVVRNADIKSLDGVPQNKISNSYLDLYSVWMNARCKILRLERNPDGLTTTVFVENPFAASFTTNDLPPVEHKYSMNFILSKWDKNMRFRVSNAFAALDEEGEFYFDAADKTLWYYPRNGETPENIRAVSPKLSRLFDISGESAEKPVRNLTIKGITFEHCGHFPTPDWRQSPQAAFSVRGAVFVQNAENFAFLNNTVRYTNNYGLELKNGVNGAIVEGNEFFDNGCGGVRIGDAPNPKLSKNDISRNIAVRDNIIYRYGRYDKAGVGVLYLDVHDISVEHNTIFDGFYTGVSGGWTWGFAPANTGNNRIVGNRIFNIGFGVLCDMGGIYTLGEHLGSVISGNHINGVYRHRYGGWGIYNDEGSRGFVVENNYVHDVAEDSYHQHYGKNNTVRNNVFVCGGTSQIALSRLGEKYPDELVFERNVVVYRSPSEVFRNAKKVITRLNGKFASNLYWKEDGTPDFFGMPLEKWQSEYGQDKGSIIANPKLKNGIPQSDVVKKIGFVPFDTSDAGARGGMKKRAAEILDGYEFPPVLNLPKTPLWTKAFLEDFGDVEVGEPPLKGRIFTQDADIRVMSDSTGRFARYTDKARSDGKNFLPYMLYSASLAKADTGALSFEIRVNKTSTFSVELRGNTGFEGPAFKVSNGKLKTPNGLLDIPQGKWLKAEMAFKLGADKSYTVSLLDGGKKLYEAKIPEYKAEAMSSFGDILVMQTSNRDGDTFDIRNIAFKPKSR; via the coding sequence ATGAGAACATTGCTTATCGCATTGTGTGGCGTAGCCGTTTCGGGAATGGCGTTCGGAAACACGGGGAAATCCCTGTCCGAAATTCTCGAAAACGCGGCGGCGTCGGGGGAAAAATACATTAAATTGGAGGGCGAATTCCGCTTGGACAGACCCGTTAAAATCGGTTCGTCGCTCGGCGGCGCGACAATCGACGGCGGCGGCAAAACCGTCGTAAGCGGCGGAGAGCTTCTCACGGGCTGGGTTCGCGACGGCAAATTCCTGAAAACGAAAGCCGAAAATGTCGAGGCTCTCTTCGTCAACGGAGTCCGCGCAAACGCGGCGCAGGACGGCTTTTGCTTTTTTAATTCGCAGTACGGAAGAAACTCGTTCGTGGTGCGCAATGCCGACATCAAATCGCTCGACGGCGTGCCGCAAAACAAAATTTCGAACTCGTATCTCGACCTCTATTCGGTCTGGATGAACGCGCGCTGCAAAATTCTGCGCCTCGAAAGAAACCCCGACGGCTTGACCACTACGGTGTTCGTGGAAAATCCGTTTGCGGCGTCGTTTACGACGAACGACCTCCCGCCGGTCGAGCACAAATATTCGATGAATTTCATTCTCAGCAAGTGGGACAAAAACATGCGTTTCAGAGTGTCCAACGCTTTTGCCGCGCTCGACGAGGAGGGCGAATTCTATTTCGACGCCGCCGACAAAACCCTCTGGTATTACCCGCGCAATGGCGAGACGCCCGAAAATATCCGCGCGGTTTCCCCCAAGCTTTCGCGGCTTTTCGACATTTCGGGGGAATCGGCGGAAAAGCCCGTCAGAAACCTTACAATCAAGGGCATTACTTTCGAGCACTGCGGGCATTTCCCGACTCCCGACTGGCGGCAGTCGCCGCAGGCGGCGTTCTCGGTGCGCGGCGCGGTATTCGTGCAAAACGCCGAAAACTTCGCCTTCCTCAACAACACAGTGCGCTACACAAACAACTACGGCTTGGAGCTTAAAAACGGCGTAAACGGCGCAATAGTTGAGGGCAACGAATTTTTCGACAACGGCTGCGGCGGCGTGAGAATAGGCGACGCTCCGAATCCGAAACTTTCCAAAAACGACATCTCGCGCAACATAGCCGTGCGCGACAACATCATCTACCGCTACGGACGCTACGACAAGGCGGGCGTTGGCGTCCTCTACCTAGACGTCCACGACATCTCCGTGGAGCACAACACGATTTTCGACGGCTTCTACACAGGCGTTTCTGGCGGCTGGACATGGGGCTTTGCCCCCGCTAACACGGGCAACAACCGCATTGTTGGCAACCGCATTTTCAACATCGGCTTCGGCGTGCTCTGCGACATGGGCGGCATCTACACGCTCGGCGAGCACTTGGGCTCGGTCATCAGCGGCAACCACATCAACGGCGTCTACCGCCACCGCTACGGCGGCTGGGGCATCTACAACGACGAGGGCAGCCGCGGATTCGTCGTCGAAAACAACTATGTGCACGACGTCGCCGAGGACAGCTACCACCAGCACTACGGCAAAAACAACACGGTTCGCAACAACGTATTTGTCTGCGGCGGAACTTCGCAAATCGCCCTCAGCAGGCTCGGCGAAAAATACCCCGACGAGCTTGTGTTCGAGCGCAACGTGGTGGTCTACCGCTCGCCCTCCGAGGTTTTCCGCAACGCCAAAAAGGTTATCACGCGCCTGAACGGAAAATTCGCAAGCAACCTCTACTGGAAAGAGGACGGCACGCCCGACTTCTTCGGAATGCCGCTCGAAAAATGGCAGTCGGAATACGGTCAGGACAAAGGCTCGATAATCGCCAATCCGAAGCTGAAAAACGGCATTCCGCAAAGCGATGTCGTGAAAAAAATCGGCTTCGTCCCGTTCGACACGTCCGACGCCGGCGCGCGCGGCGGCATGAAAAAACGCGCCGCCGAAATCCTCGACGGCTACGAATTTCCGCCCGTCCTCAACCTGCCGAAAACCCCGCTCTGGACAAAGGCGTTCTTAGAAGACTTCGGCGACGTCGAAGTCGGCGAACCCCCCTTGAAGGGCAGGATTTTCACGCAGGACGCCGATATTCGCGTTATGTCGGACTCCACAGGACGCTTCGCCCGCTACACCGACAAGGCGCGGTCTGACGGCAAAAATTTCCTTCCGTACATGCTGTATTCGGCAAGCCTCGCAAAGGCGGACACCGGTGCGCTTTCGTTCGAAATCCGCGTGAACAAAACTTCCACGTTCTCCGTGGAACTCAGAGGCAATACGGGCTTTGAAGGCCCTGCGTTCAAGGTATCCAACGGCAAGCTGAAAACCCCGAACGGGCTGCTCGACATTCCGCAGGGCAAGTGGCTGAAAGCGGAAATGGCGTTCAAGTTGGGTGCGGACAAATCGTACACGGTGTCTTTGCTTGACGGCGGCAAAAAGCTCTACGAGGCGAAGATTCCCGAATACAAAGCTGAGGCAATGTCGAGCTTCGGCGATATCTTGGTTATGCAAACATCGAACCGCGACGGCGACACGTTCGATATTCGCAACATCGCATTCAAGCCGAAAAGTCGATAG
- a CDS encoding sugar phosphate isomerase/epimerase family protein, whose protein sequence is MEKIDRRSFISMVSRSAVAAGAVPAILAGCGRKKPAFKFSACDWTLHASHRPKAFETAKSIGLDGVQVSAPFAPAKFSSPQNIAAFKAAMAATGLQCSGTAAMLNNAPFVSADGAVEYTIGAVEAAAALGASDVLVPFYGKANMQGSDKRIREELFKPLVERLKAVAPVAEKLGVNLSLENSLCADDDIRIIEAVGSPAVKVYFDIFNFQYYGFETVPEMRKLKGLIGQIHLKDKGHRLDSGSGCPRDMRACLDAILEVGYDGWLVFELHGHNPQRDGAMEDVLKHNLDFVKKYYA, encoded by the coding sequence ATGGAAAAAATCGACAGACGTAGTTTTATTTCAATGGTTTCGCGCTCGGCGGTTGCGGCGGGCGCGGTGCCAGCAATCCTCGCGGGCTGCGGACGAAAAAAGCCCGCATTTAAATTCAGCGCGTGCGACTGGACTTTGCACGCTTCGCACAGACCCAAGGCGTTCGAAACCGCCAAGTCAATCGGCTTGGACGGCGTTCAGGTCTCCGCGCCGTTTGCGCCAGCAAAGTTTTCCTCTCCGCAGAATATTGCGGCGTTCAAGGCGGCAATGGCGGCGACGGGCTTGCAGTGCTCCGGCACTGCCGCAATGCTCAACAACGCGCCATTTGTTTCGGCCGACGGCGCGGTCGAGTACACGATAGGCGCGGTGGAGGCCGCCGCCGCGCTCGGCGCGTCAGACGTGCTCGTTCCGTTCTACGGCAAGGCGAACATGCAGGGGAGCGACAAGCGCATTCGGGAGGAGCTTTTCAAGCCGCTCGTCGAAAGGTTGAAAGCGGTTGCGCCCGTCGCCGAAAAGCTCGGCGTAAACCTCAGCCTTGAAAATTCGCTTTGTGCCGACGACGACATTCGCATAATCGAGGCTGTCGGAAGCCCCGCGGTCAAAGTGTATTTCGACATTTTCAACTTCCAGTACTACGGTTTCGAGACCGTCCCAGAAATGAGGAAACTCAAAGGTCTGATTGGGCAAATCCACCTGAAAGACAAGGGCCACAGGCTCGATTCCGGTTCGGGCTGCCCGCGCGACATGCGCGCGTGCCTCGACGCTATTCTCGAAGTCGGCTACGACGGCTGGCTTGTGTTTGAGCTTCACGGGCACAACCCCCAAAGGGACGGCGCAATGGAGGACGTTCTCAAACACAACTTGGACTTTGTAAAAAAATACTACGCGTAA
- a CDS encoding Gfo/Idh/MocA family oxidoreductase, whose product MINRKSFIKTAGVAGLGSALLPKFSFGAAKGSDKIKVAILGCGGRGRGAMENMLSADQNIEFVAAGDIFPKQIERAGKRIAAYAENKFGKKDVWKVSPDTTFVGLDAIDKIVQTDADVIMLTTPPVFRPYHIEKCLKAGKNVFAEKPIAIDAVGLRKIYNELIPLADKAGLTVICGTQMRYHSAIAEGVERVRDGQIGDIVAGVFLRYEIGYLERASLDAPAANLQPDDAEYQLRKWLAFSWTSGDQFVEQYVHNLDMALWAFGQLPVEAVGSGGRQANLEWGRQGDRQSNTHVQYEFANGTTLTAACRQEPNTTPYATFKVIGTKGVLEMSFGKQRITGEKPWVSEHAKKQALVCEHEVLLGAIRNGKPINTMKTCADSCYAAVAGRESAYAGKRLKCRWVLEKSKLDYMPKNLSLDGKVALQPVPNPTDYKLI is encoded by the coding sequence ATGATAAATAGAAAATCGTTTATAAAAACCGCTGGCGTCGCGGGCTTGGGCTCTGCGCTGCTGCCGAAGTTCTCGTTTGGAGCGGCAAAAGGCTCGGACAAAATCAAGGTCGCAATACTCGGATGCGGCGGGCGCGGGCGCGGCGCAATGGAAAACATGCTCTCCGCCGACCAAAACATAGAATTTGTCGCCGCGGGCGACATCTTCCCCAAGCAAATCGAACGCGCGGGCAAAAGAATAGCGGCATACGCCGAAAATAAATTCGGCAAAAAGGACGTTTGGAAAGTAAGCCCCGACACCACATTCGTAGGGCTTGACGCAATCGACAAAATCGTGCAGACCGACGCCGACGTCATAATGCTCACGACACCGCCCGTCTTCCGCCCATATCACATCGAAAAGTGCCTCAAAGCAGGCAAAAACGTTTTCGCCGAAAAGCCGATTGCCATAGACGCCGTTGGACTTCGAAAAATCTACAACGAGCTTATTCCCCTTGCCGACAAGGCGGGGCTTACCGTAATTTGCGGAACGCAAATGCGCTACCACTCCGCGATTGCCGAGGGCGTCGAACGCGTCAGGGACGGTCAGATTGGCGACATCGTGGCGGGAGTTTTTCTGCGCTACGAAATCGGCTACCTCGAACGCGCGTCGCTCGATGCGCCCGCCGCGAACCTCCAACCCGACGACGCCGAATACCAGCTGCGCAAATGGCTCGCGTTCAGCTGGACTTCGGGCGACCAGTTCGTCGAGCAGTACGTACACAACCTCGACATGGCTCTCTGGGCGTTCGGGCAGCTGCCGGTTGAGGCGGTAGGCTCCGGCGGCAGACAGGCGAACCTCGAATGGGGCAGACAGGGCGACAGGCAGTCGAACACGCACGTCCAGTACGAATTTGCAAACGGCACAACACTCACCGCCGCGTGCCGACAGGAGCCGAACACAACCCCCTACGCGACGTTCAAGGTAATCGGCACGAAAGGCGTTCTCGAAATGTCGTTCGGCAAACAGCGCATTACGGGCGAAAAGCCGTGGGTTTCGGAGCACGCAAAAAAGCAGGCGCTTGTCTGCGAGCACGAAGTTTTGCTCGGCGCAATCCGCAACGGCAAGCCGATAAACACGATGAAGACCTGCGCCGACAGCTGCTACGCGGCAGTCGCGGGAAGAGAATCGGCATACGCGGGCAAGAGGCTCAAATGCCGCTGGGTGCTCGAAAAGTCGAAGCTCGACTACATGCCCAAGAACCTTTCGCTCGACGGAAAGGTCGCCCTCCAACCCGTCCCGAACCCGACAGACTACAAGCTAATTTAG